The nucleotide window GAAGAGGCAGATAAAATGTCCTTTTGATGTATTGCTGCCAGATTCATGTGGAGTTGCTGGGAGAGAAGTTACACTTGAACTTGGCGCCACTGGGCAGAGATGACCTTTGTGCTTGATTCAGGTGGTTGCCGGGAGTTCTTAATGCTTAATTCTGGGCTTTATGTAAGATGCGTAAGTATATGGTTTCTGAACAAAATATTCACCGACTATCCCTCCGATTACTGTTTGTGACGCCCATCTATTTTGCAGCGAATGGATGCCTTTTTCGAGAGGAACGACACGTGAGGGGATCAAGAGGACCATTCTGCTATGCTGTTCAAAACACAAAATGGCAAGTTGAAAGCCGAAGGCGAAGTCGCAGCGAGAGCCAGGCGGCGTAAGCTAGATGTTGTTTGGAGGTCGCTAGGTGTCCTTCTTTCTCTTTTTCGGCTGGTTTTGTGACTTTAATAGATGTAGTTCTCCCGCCCCGTGATCGCCTTGCCTTCAAGGGGCACATGAAAATCTATAGCTCTTCACCTGGCAGTGATAAAATTTATTTTAAAAACTTGTTGGAGTAATTATATCAAGTGGGATTCATCCTCAGACGCCCCCCTTGCGCGACATATATGGTTTTTGTAAATAGTGTGATGTTTACTATCTCCGATCGAGTCATCTGTGCATGAGGGATGATGATGGTCCAACACATGTATAGTGGGTTGAGGGTGCCGGATCGGGCGGTCTGCCCTTGGTGATGTTGACCACATGCGATGAGTTTGGGGTTCAAAGTAACATGGTGATGATCCTTGGTTGACGTGCTACATCGACATTGGCTCCGCCGCATACATGCATCTTCTTTGATTCACAAAGCCCTTATGTTGGATGACAACAGGCGATGGTGATTACAGTTGCAAAACGTCATACGTGTTTCATTGTAATTTTATTTTTTGAGAGTATTTCTACAAATGTTTTTGGACAAGTGTCCTTTCTCTGATGTTTTTCGTTGTTTACACGGGCGTGTGTTGAATGGAGACAGTTGGTTTAATGGATGCATGGTAATTTCTCGAGGAGGAGAACAAGCGGAGATGTGTTGAAAACTTGAAATCCTAAATACTGCTCTAGTTTGGATGATTTTCACTTTTCAATTGAAACACTGGTGTTTTTCTTTCCTTGGTCTAGCCTTTTGTGCCTTATTTTGGCACAAGAAGGGCCCGTTACGCAGTCTTGCCGAGTAAAGTCCATTTCGGCAGCACAAAGGAAAAAAAACCCAAGTCAAGCACGCAGCAGTactcagccgccgccgccgccagccctCCTCTTCCCATCTCCTCGAGGGTTCCCGGCGGCCACCTGTTCTGCCGGCCGGTCAGGAGATGGCGTCGCCTCTGACGGAGATACCCGACCACCTGCTGGCCGAGGTATTCCTCCGGCTGCCCGAGCCGGAAGACCTCATCCACGCATCCGCCGCCTGCGTCTCCTTCTACCGACTCGTCACTGACGACTCCTTCCTCCGCAGATTCCGCCGCCTCCACGCATCATCAGTACTCGGATTCCTCCAGGAAGGCAGCATGTTCCGTCCCACCATGCCGCCTCACCCCTCCGCGCCCGCCGCCCAAGCACTTGCCCAGGCCGCCGACTTCTACTTCTCCTTCATCCCCTCCCGTTGCCACTGGACTGTGCAGGACATTCACGATGGCCTATTGGAACCGTAGTTCTCTCTCACTCTTGGCTAGAGATAGAAAAAGACACAAGACATAAAAAATTCCGGGCCGACGCATAAACGCCGCCACGGGCGCACGAACGCCCCAATCCTTTTCTTCTTTACGATGGCTACATGGCTACAACACCGACTCCCCTCGATCAATACATCAGGGGGCCTTTTATACCGGCTGCACACACAGCATCCGGCCACCACACCGGCGACTAACTCCACACACGCACGCACTAGTCTAACTAACAAACTCATTAAGCCAGCTACATGTAGGGCGACCATATCCATGATGCATGCATGCACTAACCAACTAACCTACTAACTACAGCGCGTACACAGGAGACCCGGCCATGCGGGCTAGCTAACCAACCAACGCACCAGCCCTCTACTCTCGCCAACGGCCGTTGCCTTACGAGCCAAACCTGGAGCGCATACCCGCGCGCACGCCGGTCATCGCCTGGAGGCGTGGTTTACTCCCAACACACTTCTCCTAAACCACGACCTCGTCATCGCTGGAGTTGTTGTAGCTCCCGTCATTGTTGTCATCATGGTCGTGACCTAGCTTGCGGACCTGACCTGGCGCACTGACGCCGCTCGCACCGTGCTCCGTCACGACCCCGGCGACATAGCCCGAGCTCCTTCTCCGCCGGCGACACACGCCTGGCGTCTCTCTGTACCCCACACGTCCCGCGCGCACCCAACGCGCCCAACGAGCCCGACCGCATCAGTGCGTCCCGCACGTCCCGCGCGCACCCGACGCGCCCGACGAGCCCGACTGCACCAAACGCTCAGCGCGCCGCCTCCGCGTCCGCCATGGCATCCGCCAGCGACAAATGCCGGAAGGATGTAGCCGAACTCGAGCACAACGGCGACATACGCCTCCTCCCAACGTCAAACGCACGCTCGTACGTGCGCCTGCGGTCCCGACGCGTCCAGTGCGCACCCATAACACGCACCGGTCACGCCCGGCTAGCCCCCGCGGCTTATTGCCCTGCACCGCCGCGGCCTCCATGCCGCCATCCAGTgcctccacgccgccatgccgtGCTGCGCCGCCGTGCCGCCGCGCCACCACGCAGCGCCTCGGCAGCCTCCGCGGTCGCCGCACGTACGACGTCACcgtccgccgcctccgccacgCGCCATGACAGCCACAGCGCCGCCCGCCTCCATGGGCCGACATACGGCCCGGAGCTCCGTCGCGCAGCTGCCGGCGAGCGCCGCCATCGCTGCCATGCCTCAGGCACGGCAAGCACGCCCAAGACACCAAGCTTTGATACCAATTATTGGAACCGCAGTTCTCTCTCACTCTCGGCTAGAGGTAGAAGAAGACACAAGACACAAAAAATTCCGGGCCGACGCATGAACACCGCCACGGGCGGACGAACGCCCCAATCTTTTTCTTCTTTACGGTGGCTACATGGCTACAACACTGGCTCCCCTCGATCAATACATCAGGGGGCCTTTTATACCCGGCTGCACACACAGCATCCGGCCACCACACCGGCGACTAACTccacgcacgcacgcactagtCTAACTAACAAACTCACTAAGTCAGCTACATGTACGGCGACCATATCCATGATGCATGCATGCACTAACCAACTAACCTGCTAACTACAATGCATGCGCGTACACAGGAGACCCGGCCATGCGGGCTAGCTAAGGGCATCTCCACTAGCGCCCCCTGGATGCCCCCCAGGCCACTTTTTGAGTGCCGACGGACAAAAAACGCTCCACTCGGCCTCCCAGGACCTTATTTTTCGCCGGATTTGACGAAAAACACCGTCGGCGAGCGCAGCCCACACCCAGGCTATTGGGGGCGTCTGGGAGCACCGACGCTTTTGCTTAACCAATCTTTTTCCACCACGTCAGCCACccaccccctctctctctcctctcctcctctctctcctctctttcTTTTTTCCTTCTGCCCACCCTCTTCTCTCTCCTCTCAGCTAGCCGCGCATCGACGAAGGCGGAGGCCATGGAGACGGCGGGCCGAGGACCAGGAGGGCGGTAGTCGACGGGGGCGGAGGTCTGGCGGGCCTGGTCGTGGGCGTGCTGCGTCGTGGCGGCGTGCATGCCGGCGGTGGGGTTGGCGGGCGCCGGCGTGCTGGTGTGGTGGGCGGTGGCGTTCCACTCGGCGGGGGAGCAGCTCTGGATGGTGCCCGTCGGGCTCATCCTCCTCGGCACGCCGCTCGTCGCTTGGCTCTCCCTCTTTGCCTCCGCCTCGGGACCAGCCTCCTCTGCAAGCCGAGCTGCACGGGGAGGAGCCGTGGCCGGAGCTCGCAGTCGCCGCGCGTGGCCGGGGCGGAGCACACCCGCGCCCGCCTGTGCGTGGCCGGGGCGGCCCGTACCCGCGCCCGCCTGTGCGTGGCGGAGCTCGGCCGCGCCCGTCCGCTTGGGAGCTGCCCTACTCCGGGTCGCAGACGACATCTCCGTCAAGGCCGAAGCTGACCGCAACAAGGCCGGCGCTTCGCGTGCCCGGCGCGGAGCTCGCGCTCGCGCGTGCCCGGCGCGGAGCTCGAGCTCGCGCTCGCGCGAAGTTGGAGCGGAGCACGCATGGCTGGCGCGGAGCGGAGAGCGCGCATGGCCGTGGCGGAGCTGGCTCGCGTGGAGGAGGGAGCTGGACGGAGGGCACGAGGACGGAGGGCTGGTGGTGCGTGGCGGACGGTGGCGGGCGTCCTCGATGGTGCTGGAGACGGTGTGTGGGGGGCGGAACGAGTGGATATTTTCTCGATCACAGGCAAAAAAATTCGCCGGCAGCCCCCCAAGGGGCGATAAAAATGCCTCTGGGGGGCTCTACGGCTGGAGATGTCCTAACGAACCAACGCACCAGCCCTCCACTCTCGCCAACGGCCGCTGCCTTACGAGCCAAACCTGGAGCGCATACCCGCGCACAGGCCAGTCATCGCCTGGAGGCGTGGTTACTCCCAACATGGCCGCGTCCTCCTCACCCGTGACCTCCGGCAAGAAGAGCAGGCCCTTGCACCGGTCTTCCGAGATCTCGCGGTGTGCGACCCCTCGCACCGGCGGTACGTCCTGCTTCCCCCGGTGACTGACGATCTAGCCGATTCGCTTGAGCACCTGTTCCCCATGGTACGCCCCGCCCGGTGCAAGCCCTTCCTCGTTCCCCTCAGCGAGGAGGAGGCAACAGCGGGAGAGACGGCATTCAGGGTGATCTTGGTGGCACATTGCATAACTTTAACTAGTCTGGCTGTGTTCGTCTTCTCTTCGAGCACATGACAATGGCAAGCCGCTGCATCCAAGCGTTGGAGTGATTTGGGCCTTGGCGAGCGCGACATGGCCGAGATGTCACGGGTCCACCCTTTTATTCTCAGCCGCCATTATGCTTATGGCTGCTTCTACTGGGACTGGGTGGAGTTCGGGAGGAAAAAGTTGCTCTTACTTGACACCAGGAGCAGGAAGATGGAGTTCTCCATTGCTGACCTCCCGCGCAGAAAATGGAGCAAGGTTGGTATAGCCATTGTGGAGGCAGGGGAAGGCATGCTTGGGATCTTTGGTTTCCACAGTGAAACTTCATCCGATCTCAGCTATATGGTTGCACGAAACAAAGGCAAGAATCCCAGCCAGTGGCAGACAGAAAAAACAATTTCACTAGATTCTGGGTACAAATATTTTATCAGAGATGCAACACAGAGGTACTTGCTCTTGACAAAGATAGAAGCCTCATCCGTAGAGAATCCGCTTGTTGGATATTTCTCAATGGATGTCAAGACAATGCAGCTTCAGAGGGTTTGTGACGTACCGCAGTATCTTGAGTATGAAACACACACATATATCAACTTCCCGCCATCATTATTGTCTTCAAAGAGAATATGAAGTGGTAAAGTTTCTATTGCTTCCAAGTTATCTCCTTCCCTTCATAATTATCACATGACTTGTCTCTTGCTTCATATTCGTTATGGCAATTGGTAATTCTTATTTTATTTAGTAGAGTTTAATTTCTTGGGCTCATGGGAACACTAAGAAAGCTCAGGAACATAATGGTGTTTCTTGTCTTTTTAGTTTCGATTGCCTTTTTAAGACAATGGGGTTAGTAAGAGAAATGATCCTGTACACTGAGTAGCTTATGCATAAGTTCAGATGGAATCGCTAAAAATACCAGGTCATTATAATTTTTTTCGAGTAGTAGTTTTGATGATCAAGATAAAGTATAAGGAATACAACTTTATATCCAGTTTACCGTGGATTATTTCACCTCGAGAAAATTCATTCCTGTCAAGGACAGCTCACTTTGCACACTTTTTCTTTTGATAGATGTAGGGAGGCAGAAAAGTTCTCTTTTAGTCATCTTCAGATGTATAATTTTATCGTGCAGTGTTGTTTTGAGATAAACCTGCATAGCTGGAATGCTCACAAATAAGATCTCGAGTCACTGCTCTAAATAAGAAGAGCTTGTTCTCACAGGCAACTGAGATTTTAacccatgatgttgttttatctGAAATCAATCTCATAAGATCAATGGAGTGCTTATCAGCATGTGGGCAACTGAAATTGCTCAATGTTGCAGTCAATCTCTCCATCACTCTTAGATATTCATGTCATGGTTGTGCTCCTAATCTCAAAGCAAATCATACTGGTTGAGATGATTGACTGAAATAGAGTTTTCAGGTGATTGTATTGATTCTCGCTACCAGCACCTCAGTTTCTTTCTTTTCTTTAGTAGAAATTTGTTATAATGCTAGAGTGTGCCTAGGCAGTAAATGAACTCCTGCAAAATAGAGGTACCAGTTTTACACGAGTTTTTCAGGACTGATTCCTTTAGGGGTTCACGTGCCTCTGTCTGGCCATGTATCCCAACTTACAATGGTGCCCATACTGAAGTGAGTGTCTGTCTGCAGTCACACGTTTTAAGTTCAGTTGAGATCAATATTATGCTATTCTGTGATACTACCTAAGTACCTAAAACTTTGTTCCTTTAAGCTCGTTAAACTATTGATTTAGTACTCACCAATTGTCCACAAAATCTTCAGTATGTCTGAGTTGTATTTTGGTTTTGTTTGTCCAGGTTCTGTGGAGTCGTCACCAGATCAGCTCTCCGAGTTCAAAGCGACCGCGGTTTCGATAGCATGGAGTCCTTGCAGATGTGATTATCTTGCTGACAATCTCCAGAATTCCTCCTGGCAGTGGTCACGTCTTGTTTTTATGTTACTTGTAGGCGTGGAGTAAACCTATTTGCAGTGATGTTAGTGGGAGATGGATGTGGCTGCTCCCTGCCAAATAAGTGAATCTGACAATGAAATTAACAGTGCAACTGGTAGTTCGTGTTTACACGATCTAGTAGTGGCCATTTTTCTTGTTCTTGCCGAAAAACTAATCAAGTGAATTTAGTTGCGATTCATTGTCTTGTCTGTTCCAGTTGCCGTTTGATGATAATAGATAAGCAAGACAAATGATCATGCAAAGTAGCTTATGCATCATCTATTTTCCAGGCCTGGTGAAATTACAAAACCGACACTAGACAACATCAATTATTGTCAGGTTGTTGTTTTAATTTGGAGAACATATGGATACAATTTACCTATGGATTGTTCCACCACTGGAAAATTCATTAAAGTCAAGCACGACTCTTGTCTGTTTTTCTTTTGATAGTTATAAAGTATGAGAAACTTGAATAGTTTTGGTTTGGTCATCTCCACATCTACAAATTTATCTCTTGTTTTTGTTTCTAAATAAATCTGCACAACTAGTACGTTTGCAGATAAGTGCCTGATTCACTGCTCTGAACAGCAAGAGCAGCTAGTGCTTGCAAGTTGTTTGATTTAAATCATCTTTTGTCTGAACCTTTGCCTCGCCTGTTCAGATTCGGCGGAGCCTTAATCAGATCGGCACTATTAATTCGAAGTGATCTAGTCATGGTGATGTCAATAGCATGGAGATCTCGCAGATGTGATTGCCTTGCGCCTACAAGCTGACAAATGAGAATCTACGGAGCTCATGCTCTTTGCGTCAAGAATAAAATAAAATCTACAGAGCTTCACTTGGCGGTGGTTATGTCTGTGTCGTTCTCGTCAGTGTAGTCTTTTAGATGTGGCTGTTCCTTGACCATGAATTTGACAATGAAATTTAGTTCTGAAGATATATTTCCAAGTCATATTTTTTTTCTTAACTTTGAGAGTTGCTATAATATCTGACAAGTGACAAAAAGCTTCGCAACGGAACTCATGGCAACCCCAAGACAAGCAATACTGACTATATGTTTCACACTTGAACTGATGACCAGCCCAAGTGCGCACGTGCAGAGAACATGTTGGATAAACATAATTGAAACATGACAACATACTAGAGGTGTCAAAAAAGGCTAGCTTAAGAGTAGACAATGCTTGGGGCCTGCAAGACTTGTTTCCAGGGAGGCGCAGAAAGAAATGGTATGAAGCCATTGCCAGTTCCAGAGCAGCGGTATTATTGGTGTGCTCATTTATTCCTCTTTTTGTTTAGCTGTTGGCTTGAAGTAAATTTGTTTGATGCAAGCTCACAGTTTCTTCCTAGTCGAATAAATCCTTTCCTTTTCCTTTGAATAGCAAACTGAAAAACAAAGTTTTTGTACAAGAGAAAGCTATGTTTAGGAAGCGTCTGGTTTGCAATTTTCCGCTGTATGTCTCTTGATTACATCGCTTACTGAAAACGTTACCCCTTTTGGTTCGGCTGGGCCGGTTTCCATTGCTtgtttacgctactttgcaaagCTTAGCATGTTCTGCTGACAGTCACCAATTTATGTACTCCTAAAGCGAGATCTAGAGGGTGGGCGGCGAATCGGTGTGGATGGCGACGGTTAGCGGCGGAGTGGCGGTTAGATTCCCACCGAGGCATGTTTGGTTTTAGGCCAGCAGGTAGAGGTGATGTATATTTGCATCATTTGTAGCAAAATTTTAGGCATGAAAAATAATTTGGGCACCATACACCTATAGGGCATTTGTTGGAgattttttttggggggggggagaggggggCAAAGTGATCCAAATTATAAGAATATATTGTAGACAGTGATGAACGAGGAAGAAAATTGGCACCAGTTGTTAGATATGCCCTCCTTTTCAGTTTATAGGTACTGTGCGTACCCCAAATTGTCAGCTTTAGCAATGTAATATGAATTGGATATAAAAATTATACCATTAGAACCTATAACATTTGAAGTTTCTCATTCTATATTTTTAACATATATTTTATATTACAGTTGTCGAATTATCGATACAGAATGAAATTACACTACTGAGTACAAAAAAGGGGTGGCTTTCAAACATACACGTCTAAGAGTTGCTCCCATTGTCAAACCGAACGCGTACACAGGTGTAGAGGAGGCTCAGTACAAATCCTAAACGAAGCTGAATAATGTTAATTTTCTTTAGAATAAAATAAAGAATGCAGGTCAAGGTTGAACcactttttttgtatttcttTTTGGCTAAGCTGGCGGTCTATGTTGGGCCTGACAAATTGGGGGCTTGGCCGGTAATAGCGAGCCCAGGAAGGAAAATCAATCACCGAGGTCTATGTTGAATGGCTTTCCAACTCCCACACGATCGGACACACCGACGGCTCCTCCCATCTCCTCGAGGGTTTCCTAATCCTACGctcaaaaaaacaaaaacgaAATCTCGTCGAGAGTTACCAGGCGGCTGCCTGCTCGTGGCCGGCGTTCAATCCACGATCCTCACACGACTCCCGGCGACCAGCGAGAAGAAAATGGCGTCTTCTATAACGGACATCCCTGACCAGCTCCTGACCGAGATCTTCCTCCGGCTGCCCACCCCACAGGACCTCACCCGCGTCTCCGCCGCCTGCGTCACCTTCCGCCGAATCTCCACCGACAGGTCGTTCCTCCGCAGCTTCCGCTGCCTCCACGCACCATCACTTCTCGGATTCCTCGACCTCGACGGCTTCCACCCAGCCATGCCCTCCACTCCCGCCGTCCgcgcgctcgccgccgccgccgatttCACCTTCTCCTTCCTCCCCTCCCACCGCCGCTGGACCGTGCAGGACTTCCGTGATGGCCTTGTCCTCTTGGCCCGCAACATCGGAGAACATGGGCAGCCCCCGGTCTTCAGAGATCTCGTGGTGTGCGACCCCTTGCACCGGCGCTATGTCCTGCTCCCCCCGCTACCTCACGACCTAGCTGCTTCGCTTGAGCACCCGGTAAGCGAGGCCTGCTGGAAGCGCTTCCTCGTTCCCCTCGGCGAGGAGGAGGTAGTGGCTGGAGAGACAACATTCAGAGTCATCTTGATTTGCAAAACCAGTCTGGCTGCCTTCAACTTCTCCTCGAGCACCGATCAATGGCAAGCTGCTGTACCCAAGGATTTAAATGATTTGGCCTTTGGCAAGGGCAATATTCACAGGCGCCATTATGCTTATGGCTGTTTCTACTGGGACTGGGTGAATTTTCGGATGAAAAAGTTGCTCTTGCTTGACACCAGGAAGATGGAGTTCTCCACAGCCGACCTCCCGCCGGGAGAATGGACCTATGAAGGTATAGCCATTGTGGAGGCAGGGGGAGGCAGGCTTGGGATCTTTGGTTTCCACTGTGAAACTCCATCCGATCTCAGCTATACCGTTGCACGGAACAAAGGCGAGAGTCCCACACAATGGCAGATGGAGAAGACAATCTCACTAGATTCTAGATACAAATATTTTATCAAAGATGCAACACGGAGGTACTTGTTCTTAACGAGGAGAGAAGCCCCATCTTTTTATAATGAACTTGTTGGATATTTCTCAATCGATGTCAAGACGTTGCAGCTTCAGAGGGTTTACCATAAACAACACTATTTTATGAATGAGGCATATTCATATATCAACTTCCCACCATCATTGTTGTCTTCAAGGAGAATATGAAGTGGTAAAGTTTCTATTGCCTCCAAGTTATCTGCTTCTCTTCATAATTATCACATGACTAATCTATTGCTTCATGTTCATTATGGCAATTGGTAATTCTTGTTTGATTTAGTACTGTTTAATTTCCTGTTCTCATTGGGAAAACTAAGAAAGCTTGGGAGCATAATTGTGTTTCGTGTCTTGTTTGTTTCGATCGCCATTTTAAGAGAATGCAGTTAGTAAGAGGAACGATCTTTTACACTATGAGTTGCTTATGCATGAGTCCTGATGGAATCACTAAAAACACCAGGTCATTAGTATATTATTTTCGAGGAGTAGTTCTGATGGTCAAGATAAATGTAGAAGGGATAAAAATTTATATCCAGTTTACCTTGGATTATTTCACCTCGAGAAAATTCATTCCAGTCAAGGACAGCTCATTTTGTACACTTTTTCTTTTGATAGATGTTGGGAGGCAAAAAAGTTATCTTGTAGTCATCATCTCTTGTAGTCATCTTCAGATGAATAGTTTTATCTTGCGTTGCTGTTTCGAGATAAACGTGCATAAGATCAATGGTAGTGCTTATCAGCACGGGCAACGGTAAATTTTATTTATTGCAGCCAATCTCTCCACTACTCTTATATCCTCAGTATCATGCGTGTGCTCTGAATATCCAAGAAAATCATATTGGTTGAGATGATTGACTGAAACATAAGAAGTTTTCAGGTGGTTGCATTGTTTCTTGCTCTACCAACATTCCTAGAGTGTGCCTAGGCAGTAAATGAACTCCTGCAAAACCAATTCTGTATGAGATTTTTAGATATGAATTCATTTATATTCATGTGCCTCTGTCCAGCAGTGTATCCCAACTTCTAGTGATGCTAAGCTCACTGAACCAAGCGTTTGCAGTCACATGTTTCAGATTCAGTCGAGATCAATATTATGCTATTCTGCCCCATCCTGTGATACTACCTACCTAATATAAGTCCGCAAAATTTGTTCCTTTAAGGTAGTACAACTGTTGAAATAGTATGCACAAATTGAGTGAAAATTGTTCTTGTGTTGTCTGAGTTTTTTTTGTCTCGTTTGTCCAGATTCAGGGGAGTTGTTATCAGATCAGCTTTATGTTTTCGAAGAGACCTTGGATTTTGATAGCGTGGACTCTCTTCACAGATTTGAACACCTACCTTGCCGACAAGTTGGCGCGTGACAACCGATGGAATTTCATCTGTCTGTGGTCATGTCAATCTATGTTGTTATTGTTTCCATTCTACATCTAGCTAGATTCAGTTAACATCGTGTAACATGAATGTGCTCCTCCGTGACTTAGAATGTGACAAATGGAATTAACAGTTTCAATCAATCGCAACTGTGGTATTAGATGTGGCTGAAGTATATTTCCATGTCAAGTTTTTTCTTAGCTATTAGAGTTATGGTCTCGTTGAGGGAGAATACAGTATACTAGGCACTTGTTCTTGTTTGCATGGTACTTATAGCTTCAGTTAATGTAGCTTCAGTCAATCGACAACCGTCGTAAAGTTAGCTATCTGAAGTATATTTCCATGTCACGTTTTTTCTCAAGTACTCCCTCCAGACCAAtatataagacgtttttgcagttCAATTTATATAgtataagacgtttttgcagttCTATTATTTATTAGAGTTATGATCTTGTGGAGGATAAATACAATACACGCTGAGTGCAACCACTAAAAGCCTTTGCATTCTATCAAAAATGAATGAGTGCCCCTATTTTTCCTTTTTGAGTTAGAAGCTAGAGCTTTATTAGTAGTAGGAAACATGTTGGTGCGTAGCGTCCATGACATCACCAGCAATAATCACTGGCACATCGAACTCCCGTTCTACCACATCAGAGTCTACAGATTTAATGCCAAATTTAGTTAAGCCTTGTTTCTCTGTCGACCGATCGTCTGCAGACAGATAACTCGCAACCACGCAAGTCGGCTGTGAACAAGTTTTCTGCAATTAACTCCACCACGCAATTGAAATTCTTTTATATCACAATCAATCTCCACCACTCTGAGATCTTCATATCAATTGACATAAAAGCAAGTCATATTATTTTGAGATGATTGAATGAAACTTAAAGAGTTTTCAGGTGACTGTGCATTAGCAATTTTGTCAGATGAataggagggagcaggcagtttTTTTTCCATTCCTTTCTGTGCATCATTTCGTACCAGGATGGAATTAAGTTTTTCAAGACTCGTTTCTATATGTTGA belongs to Triticum urartu cultivar G1812 chromosome 7, Tu2.1, whole genome shotgun sequence and includes:
- the LOC125519425 gene encoding uncharacterized protein LOC125519425, encoding MASSITDIPDQLLTEIFLRLPTPQDLTRVSAACVTFRRISTDRSFLRSFRCLHAPSLLGFLDLDGFHPAMPSTPAVRALAAAADFTFSFLPSHRRWTVQDFRDGLVLLARNIGEHGQPPVFRDLVVCDPLHRRYVLLPPLPHDLAASLEHPVSEACWKRFLVPLGEEEVVAGETTFRVILICKTSLAAFNFSSSTDQWQAAVPKDLNDLAFGKGNIHRRHYAYGCFYWDWVNFRMKKLLLLDTRKMEFSTADLPPGEWTYEGIAIVEAGGGRLGIFGFHCETPSDLSYTVARNKGESPTQWQMEKTISLDSRYKYFIKDATRRYLFLTRREAPSFYNELVGYFSIDVKTLQLQRVYHKQHYFMNEAYSYINFPPSLLSSRRI